A genomic stretch from Candidatus Melainabacteria bacterium includes:
- a CDS encoding serine/threonine protein kinase, with the protein MANDKIILYGDRWSATALWAKALFLLPFWFYLLIPLAGWILSRLGNFAFQLGYPVILVVGLIYFIDDLLRRKIRIDDTYIHLGLSKYKLAELRSVGLIYSQNGITPASLLLYFGAGNKLSLNLNRLHYDDFEKLLNLIENRVPHCTIDPVITTLCKSKKLARKAALEEADRTEIKYYSRRVLKDIQKVFMETAESWSRLGPALTFVVATPLWLAMVKGVYSVPLGSYSPESTIMFQEQLINTIVAMESAIGKNIGDGISSLWTMVSNPAVALVLLVCLTPIFYQLMKLLLKPNRLVMDASGAQLNLKLGRFNLPVSAASWKNISAASLVKPTISAGPDHWLIQLRGASKNKLDLELAALTPEDRSRFSRALERWAPHCAVDTALMETLMPRQAHSYTELWLQSLAAPPERQSLEPLSAGRVLHNGQFEVQRRIGVGGQGAAYLCTHHVGDTQHSTAPVVLKETIIPVFVEAEIRKQALERFEQEARILRDLESNHIVKLLDYFVEDHRGYLVLEWVDGKSLRQIIEDRGAMPEDQVKELAAQMCTVLDYLHSKGIIHRDFTPDNLILQKDGTLKLIDFNVAQNDEEGTGLVVGKQAYMPAEQFRGKPTAQSDIYAMGATLFYMLTGQDPEPITQSRVRETQPAVSETMDSVIQGCTAADCGVRYKSVDEIVSALSVPFGKAPVESAAQSGSDVAGPASSDDATVSGDDSGPANSSDIGATNSDTGPVNSDDETVHTIKIVEKEALKVDA; encoded by the coding sequence TTGGCAAACGATAAAATCATCCTTTACGGCGACCGCTGGAGTGCCACCGCTTTGTGGGCCAAAGCGTTGTTCCTTTTGCCGTTTTGGTTTTACTTACTGATTCCGCTGGCCGGTTGGATTCTCTCCCGGCTGGGCAACTTCGCTTTCCAGCTGGGCTATCCGGTCATTCTGGTTGTCGGGTTGATTTACTTTATAGATGACCTTTTACGTCGCAAAATTCGAATCGATGACACTTATATACATCTCGGTCTTTCCAAATACAAACTTGCTGAGTTGCGTTCTGTCGGACTGATTTATTCGCAGAATGGTATTACGCCTGCGTCCCTTTTGCTCTACTTCGGCGCCGGCAACAAATTGTCTCTCAATTTAAACCGGTTGCACTATGACGATTTTGAAAAGCTTCTCAATCTGATCGAAAATCGGGTGCCGCACTGCACTATTGATCCTGTAATTACGACGCTGTGCAAAAGCAAGAAATTGGCGCGGAAAGCTGCTCTTGAAGAAGCCGATCGGACTGAGATCAAATATTATTCTCGGCGCGTTTTAAAGGATATACAGAAGGTTTTCATGGAGACTGCAGAGAGTTGGTCTCGCCTCGGACCGGCGCTGACCTTTGTGGTTGCCACACCGTTGTGGTTGGCGATGGTGAAAGGAGTTTACTCCGTGCCTCTGGGCAGCTACTCGCCGGAATCGACAATTATGTTTCAGGAGCAACTGATTAACACGATTGTGGCAATGGAATCGGCGATCGGAAAAAATATCGGTGATGGCATATCGAGCCTTTGGACGATGGTGTCAAATCCTGCTGTAGCGCTAGTTTTGCTTGTTTGTCTGACGCCTATTTTTTATCAGTTGATGAAATTGTTGCTGAAGCCTAATCGTCTGGTTATGGACGCATCTGGAGCGCAGCTCAACTTAAAGTTGGGAAGATTCAATTTGCCGGTCAGTGCCGCTAGCTGGAAAAATATTTCTGCTGCTTCGCTTGTTAAACCGACTATTTCTGCGGGTCCTGACCACTGGCTTATTCAGCTGCGTGGTGCCTCAAAGAATAAGTTGGATCTGGAGTTGGCTGCCTTGACACCGGAAGATAGATCGCGATTCAGCCGTGCCCTGGAACGATGGGCACCACATTGTGCTGTGGATACAGCTCTGATGGAGACGCTGATGCCCCGGCAGGCGCACAGCTACACGGAATTGTGGTTGCAATCTCTGGCGGCGCCACCTGAGCGTCAGAGTTTGGAACCGCTTTCGGCCGGTCGAGTTTTACATAACGGGCAGTTTGAGGTGCAACGTAGAATCGGTGTTGGAGGCCAGGGCGCGGCTTACCTCTGCACACATCACGTGGGCGACACTCAGCATTCCACAGCGCCTGTGGTGCTCAAAGAAACGATTATTCCAGTATTTGTCGAGGCGGAAATTCGTAAACAGGCGCTTGAGCGTTTCGAGCAAGAGGCTCGAATACTGCGCGATCTGGAAAGTAATCACATCGTCAAATTGTTAGACTACTTTGTAGAAGATCATCGGGGTTATCTCGTTCTCGAATGGGTGGACGGCAAATCGTTGCGACAGATCATCGAAGATCGCGGTGCCATGCCTGAAGACCAGGTCAAAGAGCTCGCCGCTCAAATGTGTACTGTGCTCGATTATTTGCATAGCAAAGGTATTATTCATCGAGACTTCACGCCTGACAATTTGATTCTGCAGAAAGACGGAACGCTTAAGCTAATCGACTTTAACGTTGCCCAGAATGACGAAGAAGGAACCGGCTTGGTTGTTGGTAAACAGGCATACATGCCTGCTGAGCAATTTAGAGGTAAACCAACTGCGCAAAGTGATATCTACGCCATGGGTGCAACTCTGTTCTATATGTTGACGGGGCAGGACCCTGAGCCGATTACGCAGTCGCGAGTACGCGAGACACAGCCTGCTGTTAGTGAAACCATGGATAGTGTCATTCAGGGATGCACCGCTGCTGATTGCGGCGTCCGGTATAAGAGCGTGGATGAGATTGTCAGTGCGCTTTCGGTGCCGTTCGGTAAGGCGCCTGTGGAGTCAGCGGCACAATCTGGTAGTGATGTTGCCGGACCGGCGAGCAGTGATGATGCAACAGTCAGCGGTGACGATTCTGGGCCGGCTAACAGTAGCGATATCGGAGCTACGAACAGTGATACTGGACCTGTGAACA
- a CDS encoding tetratricopeptide repeat protein, protein MKKLTSALISLSLSLTVAAAVHLPCSAKVKAPNTEDPMVKNHDLGLEYIKKGDWDGAIDAFLQSIYFARNNYAPDSYHYLAVSYMAKNQDLKAIEAAKKAIEQSTGAAFRTHILLAEIYLRNKRLDEAEAECSEAMNADSHTEENLRGHYLYGRVFEAKGSPWQAQLQYEYALGDKPWTFTDAWMAYAELMMKQKNWVGAIAQFGDMIKSEKVLKGMNYPHLYLDLGICLLAKGDHQGALQNWHKGLSLNMAEPDIHLQLGMMFDAERHISSAIKEYKEFSRYSTDQIKVAKAKQRVEMLEQMVAPAEAPYQVKPSPLMRKQQDMQTNGGEMPKEDPSINDKDPGF, encoded by the coding sequence TTGAAAAAACTTACCAGCGCATTAATTTCGCTCAGTTTGTCACTCACTGTCGCCGCAGCGGTGCATCTCCCGTGCAGCGCTAAAGTGAAGGCGCCCAACACAGAAGACCCCATGGTCAAAAACCACGACCTGGGGCTCGAGTACATCAAAAAAGGCGACTGGGATGGAGCAATAGACGCTTTCTTGCAGTCGATCTACTTTGCCAGAAATAATTATGCGCCTGACTCATACCATTATTTAGCCGTTTCTTACATGGCTAAAAATCAGGACTTGAAGGCTATTGAAGCAGCAAAGAAGGCAATCGAGCAGAGCACCGGAGCTGCTTTCAGAACGCACATTCTTCTTGCGGAAATCTATCTGCGCAACAAACGGCTTGATGAGGCTGAAGCTGAGTGCTCGGAAGCGATGAATGCCGATAGCCATACAGAGGAGAATTTGCGGGGACACTACCTTTATGGCCGGGTCTTCGAGGCTAAAGGCAGTCCCTGGCAGGCTCAGTTGCAGTATGAATATGCGCTGGGCGACAAACCCTGGACATTTACAGATGCGTGGATGGCTTACGCTGAGTTGATGATGAAGCAGAAGAACTGGGTTGGCGCAATCGCTCAGTTTGGCGACATGATCAAGAGCGAAAAAGTGCTCAAAGGCATGAATTATCCACATCTTTACCTTGATCTGGGCATCTGCCTGTTGGCTAAGGGCGATCATCAGGGCGCACTTCAGAATTGGCATAAAGGGCTGAGCTTGAACATGGCGGAGCCGGACATTCATCTGCAGCTGGGCATGATGTTTGACGCCGAGCGGCACATCTCATCAGCAATCAAGGAATATAAGGAGTTCTCACGCTATTCCACCGATCAAATCAAGGTCGCAAAAGCCAAGCAGCGTGTTGAAATGCTTGAGCAGATGGTGGCTCCAGCCGAAGCGCCGTATCAGGTGAAGCCGTCACCGCTCATGCGCAAGCAGCAGGACATGCAGACTAACGGCGGCGAGATGCCAAAAGAAGATCCTTCAATAAACGACAAAGACCCTGGATTCTAA
- the ligA gene encoding NAD-dependent DNA ligase LigA, with translation MTTDQQTVSAEEARKRIEDLTRVVEHHRFCYYVLDRPEISDNDFDKLFHELEALEHQFPELRLPGSPTQTVGAAPSTEFKSVKHRIPMLSLANAMSYDDLDRWQERLVRALDNARHDLKYVCELKIDGLSIALTYKDGVLVEGATRGNGEVGEDVTLNLRTIAALPERLRPVTIDGKEHMPSLIEVRGEVFMPVTSFNALNEGLEEEGEPTFANPRNAASGSLRQKDPRKTAKRKLSLWTYFIYITDEHVKQPITHFENLELLKELGLPVEPNRHLAASIDAVKQFCKDWDHKKHDLDYQTDGVVVKLNERFLWDQVGATAHSPRWAVAFKYPPEEADTIIEAIHFDVGRTGAVTPVAWLKPVKLAGTTVKRATLHNAEQIRRLDIRVGDTVVVRKAGEIIPEVLSVKVDKRPADSVEFVYPTVCPVCSTALERIGNEVVYRCPNAFGCPSQVRRRIEHWVSRDAMDVDGVGESLIDTLVSNGMVSTVSDLYRLTEEQLLTLPRLAKKSAQNILSAIAASKTRPLANLIFALGIRHVGTSGAEVLAEKYQSLEKLAAASAEDIAGIEGVGPAISVGVVEFFHHPQTARLIEELKQVGVSLETLATEETAPLAQTLAGKSFVLTGTLETMDRDTAEKAIKRRGGKVSSSVSKKTDYVLVGASPGSKLAKAQELGITIIDEAQFRQLIEE, from the coding sequence ATGACCACAGACCAGCAGACAGTCAGCGCTGAAGAAGCCAGAAAACGTATTGAAGACTTGACTCGCGTAGTCGAGCATCATCGATTCTGTTATTACGTTTTGGATCGTCCCGAAATATCGGACAACGATTTCGACAAGCTTTTTCATGAGCTGGAGGCTCTGGAACATCAGTTTCCAGAGCTTCGTTTGCCTGGCAGCCCGACGCAGACAGTAGGCGCTGCGCCGAGCACTGAGTTCAAATCTGTTAAGCATCGCATTCCGATGCTCAGCCTTGCCAACGCCATGAGTTACGACGATCTCGATCGCTGGCAAGAGCGTCTCGTGCGTGCCCTCGATAATGCCAGGCACGATCTGAAATATGTTTGCGAGTTGAAGATAGATGGATTGTCGATTGCGCTGACTTATAAGGATGGTGTGCTGGTCGAAGGTGCCACCAGGGGTAATGGCGAAGTCGGCGAAGACGTTACTTTGAATTTGCGCACAATTGCCGCTCTGCCGGAGCGGCTTCGACCAGTCACAATTGACGGAAAAGAGCACATGCCGTCGTTAATCGAGGTGCGGGGCGAAGTTTTCATGCCCGTAACCAGCTTCAATGCCCTCAATGAGGGTCTGGAAGAAGAAGGTGAGCCGACATTTGCTAACCCCCGTAATGCCGCCAGTGGATCGCTGCGCCAGAAAGATCCGCGCAAGACGGCTAAACGCAAACTGAGCTTGTGGACTTACTTCATATACATTACTGACGAGCACGTGAAGCAACCGATCACTCATTTTGAAAATTTGGAATTGCTCAAGGAGCTGGGTTTGCCGGTTGAGCCGAACCGTCATCTGGCGGCTTCGATCGATGCGGTGAAGCAATTTTGCAAAGATTGGGATCATAAGAAACACGATCTGGATTATCAAACCGATGGTGTCGTCGTTAAGTTGAACGAACGATTTCTCTGGGACCAGGTCGGCGCGACAGCGCATAGCCCTAGATGGGCAGTGGCGTTCAAATATCCGCCTGAGGAAGCAGACACGATAATCGAAGCGATTCACTTCGATGTTGGTAGAACTGGTGCCGTCACTCCTGTCGCCTGGCTCAAGCCGGTTAAGTTGGCCGGCACCACAGTCAAGCGCGCCACTCTCCACAACGCGGAGCAGATCCGCCGACTGGATATCCGCGTTGGAGATACTGTTGTGGTGCGCAAAGCGGGAGAGATAATTCCCGAAGTTTTGAGCGTAAAGGTTGATAAACGCCCGGCTGATTCAGTCGAATTTGTCTATCCTACTGTTTGCCCTGTCTGCTCGACTGCGCTGGAGCGCATCGGCAACGAAGTTGTCTACAGATGTCCGAACGCTTTCGGCTGCCCTTCGCAGGTGCGCCGTCGTATCGAGCACTGGGTCAGTCGCGATGCTATGGACGTAGACGGTGTCGGTGAGTCTTTGATCGATACGCTTGTCTCAAACGGCATGGTATCAACTGTTTCCGATCTATATCGCCTGACTGAGGAGCAATTGTTGACTCTTCCGCGTCTGGCAAAGAAGTCAGCGCAAAATATTTTGTCAGCCATAGCTGCATCCAAAACACGTCCGTTAGCGAATTTGATTTTCGCTCTCGGTATTCGACATGTTGGAACATCAGGCGCTGAAGTTCTGGCTGAAAAATATCAATCACTGGAAAAGCTTGCGGCTGCCTCTGCTGAAGATATAGCCGGTATCGAAGGCGTCGGACCGGCGATTTCAGTGGGCGTTGTGGAATTTTTCCATCATCCGCAAACAGCCAGGTTAATCGAAGAACTCAAACAAGTCGGCGTTTCGCTCGAAACTCTGGCAACTGAAGAGACTGCGCCTCTAGCACAGACACTTGCGGGCAAAAGTTTCGTTCTCACGGGCACGCTTGAAACTATGGATCGCGATACTGCTGAAAAGGCGATCAAGCGCCGGGGCGGCAAGGTTTCCAGCTCAGTTTCCAAAAAAACTGATTACGTGCTGGTGGGCGCCAGCCCTGGTTCAAAACTTGCGAAGGCACAAGAACTTGGTATAACAATAATTGACGAGGCTCAGTTTCGGCAGCTCATTGAAGAGTAA
- a CDS encoding acetyl-CoA C-acetyltransferase: MVDKDSQTVIVDGLRSPFGKMGGNFKAVAAPDLAAPLIKALLEKYKVPGERVDEVILGQVVQAGCGQIPSRQALLKAGLPVTCESTTVNKVCASGMRAVTIGDMRIRSGEGDIIVAGGMESMSQAPYLVDANAARFGKRMGHVDFKDAMLQDGLECPVANVHMAVHGSNVAQEFKISRGDQDQWALRSHLRAIKAQESGKFAEEILPIEVPQGKGQTKAIDKDEAPRADTTIDALKNLKPVFVKEGSITAGNAPGVNDGAAVLLLMSPSKAKEMNVKPLAKIVAHASIGQDVPYLATVPALAMEKALKKAGMTVDQLELIEINEAFASVALKSIQMLGVDPEKVNVNGGAIALGHPIGASGARILLTLAKEMKRRGAKFGAAAICSGTAQGDCVILSREGLD, from the coding sequence ATGGTTGATAAGGATTCCCAAACCGTTATCGTCGATGGGCTGCGGTCACCGTTCGGAAAAATGGGCGGCAATTTCAAAGCCGTGGCTGCTCCAGACCTGGCGGCACCGTTGATTAAAGCTTTGCTTGAAAAGTACAAAGTGCCTGGAGAGCGGGTTGATGAGGTGATACTGGGTCAGGTTGTGCAAGCCGGTTGCGGGCAGATTCCTTCTCGTCAAGCTCTGTTGAAAGCTGGCTTGCCGGTCACGTGTGAATCTACAACAGTCAACAAAGTCTGCGCGTCGGGTATGCGCGCCGTCACCATCGGCGACATGCGCATTCGTTCCGGCGAGGGCGACATCATCGTCGCAGGCGGAATGGAATCGATGAGTCAGGCTCCCTATCTTGTAGATGCCAATGCGGCTCGCTTCGGCAAGCGCATGGGGCATGTTGACTTCAAAGACGCCATGTTGCAAGACGGTCTAGAGTGCCCGGTCGCCAACGTGCACATGGCTGTGCATGGCTCGAACGTAGCTCAAGAGTTCAAAATCTCACGAGGAGATCAGGACCAGTGGGCACTGAGAAGTCACCTGCGGGCTATCAAGGCGCAAGAGTCAGGCAAGTTTGCTGAAGAAATTCTTCCGATAGAAGTGCCTCAAGGCAAAGGTCAAACCAAAGCAATTGATAAAGATGAGGCACCTCGTGCTGATACCACCATTGATGCCTTGAAGAACTTGAAACCTGTTTTTGTCAAAGAAGGATCTATCACCGCCGGTAATGCTCCTGGCGTCAATGATGGTGCTGCTGTTTTGCTTCTGATGAGCCCTTCTAAAGCAAAAGAGATGAATGTCAAACCGCTGGCCAAAATCGTCGCCCATGCATCGATTGGTCAGGATGTTCCATATCTTGCCACCGTTCCTGCTCTGGCAATGGAGAAGGCTCTGAAGAAAGCTGGAATGACTGTCGATCAGCTCGAATTGATTGAAATCAACGAAGCATTTGCTTCTGTAGCGCTCAAATCAATTCAGATGCTCGGCGTAGATCCAGAGAAGGTCAACGTCAATGGTGGCGCTATTGCGCTCGGTCATCCGATCGGTGCAAGTGGTGCTCGTATTCTGCTCACTCTTGCAAAGGAGATGAAGAGACGTGGTGCTAAATTCGGTGCCGCAGCGATTTGCTCCGGCACTGCTCAGGGCGATTGCGTAATTCTTTCGCGCGAAGGATTGGATTAA
- a CDS encoding RDD family protein: MTKSFGTPGRKPSRPVNRGSKPDRTTVPGNGQDPDQLPQTNAPQANLPSWANRSAPPPRQQASDEEGEYIEAKKPDANKRIVALLFDFAAAYLVGVIVAMIPFVNRFVPLQIVLVAVLLGRDFLFGGRGIGKNLMGLRVVDAQTGEPPTILQSVLRNIILMAPFVVLQTVPLLLKFSPFTWFNEAVMSLINIVGMIYVAIVLPLESYRAYSREDGLRIGDELAGTTIVDSTMDFSNPFNR; this comes from the coding sequence ATGACTAAATCTTTTGGCACTCCCGGGCGAAAGCCCAGCCGACCAGTGAATCGGGGCTCGAAGCCCGACCGCACAACTGTGCCCGGAAACGGGCAAGACCCTGACCAGCTGCCCCAAACGAACGCACCGCAGGCGAACCTGCCATCCTGGGCTAATCGCAGCGCCCCGCCTCCGCGCCAGCAGGCAAGCGATGAAGAGGGCGAGTACATCGAAGCAAAGAAACCGGACGCCAATAAGCGTATAGTGGCGCTTCTTTTCGACTTTGCGGCAGCCTATCTGGTGGGCGTCATCGTCGCCATGATTCCCTTCGTGAACCGATTCGTGCCGTTGCAAATAGTGCTGGTCGCAGTTTTGCTCGGTCGAGACTTCCTCTTCGGGGGGCGTGGCATCGGCAAAAATCTCATGGGGCTGCGCGTCGTCGATGCACAGACCGGCGAGCCGCCAACCATACTGCAATCTGTACTTCGCAACATCATCCTCATGGCGCCCTTTGTGGTTCTACAGACCGTGCCGCTCCTGCTCAAGTTCAGCCCTTTCACCTGGTTTAATGAAGCGGTGATGAGTCTCATTAACATAGTCGGCATGATTTATGTTGCTATCGTGTTACCGCTTGAAAGCTACCGCGCATACAGTAGAGAAGACGGTTTGCGAATAGGTGACGAGCTTGCGGGCACAACCATTGTTGATTCCACTATGGACTTTAGCAACCCGTTTAACCGCTGA
- a CDS encoding 6,7-dimethyl-8-ribityllumazine synthase, which translates to MSENSSGPKVIEGRLIATGLRFGIVVSRFNDFITSRLLEGALGTLRQHGAEDRSIEIMWCPGAFEIPLVAKTAAQSGRFDAVICLGAVIRGATAHFDYVSGNNAAGIAAVSSETNVPTIYGVLTTDTIEQAIERAGTKAGNKGNDAAIAAIEMVNLLAAIKTQTELKQATAK; encoded by the coding sequence ATGTCAGAAAATAGCTCCGGTCCAAAGGTAATCGAAGGAAGATTGATAGCCACTGGACTCCGCTTCGGAATCGTCGTCAGCCGATTCAATGATTTCATCACCTCGCGTTTGCTTGAAGGTGCTCTCGGCACTTTGCGTCAGCACGGAGCGGAGGATCGCTCTATTGAAATCATGTGGTGCCCTGGTGCCTTCGAAATTCCTCTCGTCGCAAAGACGGCTGCACAGAGCGGCAGATTCGACGCCGTCATCTGTCTGGGTGCAGTCATCCGTGGTGCGACAGCACACTTCGATTATGTCTCGGGTAACAATGCCGCCGGCATTGCCGCTGTGAGCAGCGAAACGAACGTGCCGACGATCTACGGCGTACTCACTACTGACACGATTGAGCAAGCCATCGAGAGAGCCGGTACCAAAGCTGGCAACAAAGGGAACGATGCCGCGATTGCCGCAATTGAAATGGTCAACTTGCTAGCTGCCATAAAAACGCAGACCGAACTAAAACAAGCGACCGCCAAATAA
- a CDS encoding bifunctional 3,4-dihydroxy-2-butanone-4-phosphate synthase/GTP cyclohydrolase II, translated as MFCTVEEAIEEIRAGRFVVVADDEGRENEGDLIGAAELVTPEMINFMVTEARGWVCLAITPEKAEKLQLPMMVENNTESQNTAFTITVDADTRFGVTTGISTYDRATTVRVVADPNCKPDDLRRPGHISPLIAKPGGVLQRAGHTEAAVDLARLAGLTPAGVICEILNSDGTMARVPELDKFAKKHNLKFINIAQLIAYRLTRERFVVREAVADFPSAYGDFKLYAYRNTIDQIDHVAFVKGDLEGKENVLIRVHSECLTGDVFASLRCDCGPQLEAAMAMIAKEDAGVLVYLRQEGRGIGLLNKIKAYALQDTGKDTVQANEMLGFKPDLRDYGVGAQILCDLGLTSVRIITNNPRKIIGLEGYGLVVTDRVTMPPACNSHNLNYLLTKKEKMGHWLEDLEASQQVKS; from the coding sequence ATTTTCTGTACAGTCGAAGAGGCTATCGAAGAGATTCGAGCTGGACGATTTGTTGTCGTGGCAGACGATGAGGGGCGGGAGAATGAAGGCGACCTGATCGGCGCCGCTGAACTGGTCACGCCCGAGATGATCAATTTCATGGTCACTGAGGCGCGTGGATGGGTGTGCCTCGCTATCACTCCGGAGAAAGCTGAGAAGCTTCAGCTCCCGATGATGGTGGAAAACAACACCGAGTCGCAGAATACTGCCTTCACCATTACCGTGGATGCTGATACCAGATTCGGTGTTACGACTGGAATCAGCACTTACGATCGTGCCACCACTGTTCGTGTGGTTGCAGATCCAAATTGTAAGCCGGACGATTTGCGCCGGCCCGGTCATATTTCTCCTTTGATTGCCAAGCCTGGCGGCGTGCTGCAGCGTGCCGGTCATACGGAAGCTGCGGTTGACCTGGCTCGATTGGCAGGTTTGACACCGGCTGGTGTGATTTGCGAAATTCTCAACTCAGACGGCACCATGGCTCGTGTTCCTGAGCTTGATAAATTCGCTAAAAAGCACAATCTGAAATTCATCAACATTGCACAGTTAATTGCGTACAGGCTGACTCGTGAGCGTTTCGTGGTGCGTGAAGCTGTCGCTGATTTCCCATCAGCCTATGGCGATTTCAAGTTGTATGCTTATCGAAACACCATCGATCAAATCGACCACGTTGCTTTCGTCAAAGGCGATTTAGAAGGCAAAGAAAACGTTTTGATTCGCGTGCACAGCGAGTGTTTGACGGGTGATGTGTTCGCCAGCTTGCGTTGCGATTGTGGACCGCAGCTTGAAGCTGCTATGGCGATGATTGCGAAAGAAGATGCTGGAGTTCTGGTCTATTTGCGTCAGGAAGGACGCGGCATAGGGCTTCTGAATAAGATCAAAGCTTATGCACTGCAGGATACAGGCAAGGACACTGTGCAAGCCAATGAGATGCTTGGATTCAAGCCGGACCTTCGCGACTACGGAGTTGGTGCTCAAATACTTTGCGATTTGGGTCTGACTTCAGTGCGAATCATCACGAATAATCCGCGCAAAATTATTGGACTGGAAGGATATGGTCTGGTCGTCACCGATCGAGTCACCATGCCGCCTGCCTGCAATAGCCATAACTTGAACTACCTGCTCACGAAGAAAGAGAAGATGGGGCACTGGCTGGAAGACCTCGAAGCTTCTCAACAAGTCAAGTCATAA
- a CDS encoding riboflavin synthase yields the protein MFSGIIEEVGKVVKVTDSADGRRLQILAPEVTRDVKLGDSVSCNGTCLTVVDFDQESFAVEAVWETLRRTNLGSMTEGSPVNLERALKFSDRLGGHLVSGHVDAVATIVKIEKEGFSSVLSFELEPELAPFFVEKGSVAINGVSLTVVDFPQDSKEKFVFRVALIPHTLTVTTFGQLTVGSQVNIETDIVARYVARWLAPSLGLDPEKLPFAAGAQKP from the coding sequence TTGTTTTCAGGAATTATTGAAGAAGTCGGCAAAGTTGTGAAGGTGACAGATAGCGCGGACGGTCGTCGTTTGCAGATTCTGGCGCCTGAAGTGACGCGCGACGTCAAGCTGGGTGACTCTGTCAGCTGCAACGGAACCTGTCTGACCGTCGTTGACTTTGACCAGGAATCGTTCGCAGTTGAGGCTGTCTGGGAGACTTTGCGCCGCACGAACCTCGGTTCTATGACCGAAGGAAGCCCGGTCAATCTCGAACGCGCTCTCAAATTCTCTGACCGATTGGGCGGTCACCTGGTCAGCGGGCACGTCGATGCCGTCGCGACCATCGTCAAAATTGAAAAAGAAGGCTTCTCTTCCGTCCTGTCATTTGAACTTGAGCCTGAACTGGCGCCGTTCTTTGTCGAAAAAGGTTCTGTGGCGATTAATGGCGTGTCGCTCACGGTAGTGGATTTCCCACAAGATAGTAAAGAAAAGTTTGTATTTCGCGTGGCGCTGATCCCCCACACACTGACCGTTACAACCTTCGGGCAGTTAACTGTGGGCAGTCAGGTCAATATCGAAACAGACATCGTTGCTCGCTATGTCGCGCGCTGGCTGGCTCCGAGTCTCGGTCTCGACCCGGAAAAGCTTCCTTTTGCCGCCGGTGCTCAAAAACCTTAA